In the Carboxydothermus hydrogenoformans Z-2901 genome, AAATTACTCCTCCAACCAGAAAACTTAATAGAAAATCCATCTTCATCCCCCTCAGTAACATTCAAAGGATACTGCATGAGCAATTACCGGTATGGACATTCCCTGCTGGGATGTAACTTGAGAAAGTAAAGCACCCGTACCTATACCCAAAAATTTATGAATCTTTCCCTGACTTAACTCGTTAAAAACGTAGCCAGCGGTAACTAAAGCCGAACAAGCTGTACCGCTACCTCCGGCATTTACCTGCTGATCCGGTCGATAAATCATGATTCCGCAATCGGTAAGCCTTTGACCAAAGTTGATATTACGTTCCTGTAAAAGTTTAACCAGGATTTGCCATCCAAACCGGGCTAAATCTCCGGTTGCCATTAAATCATAATAATCGTAAGACAAACCCGTTTCTTTAAAGTGGGCAAGTAAAGTGTCAAAAGCTGCAGGAGCCATAGCCCCACCCATGTCCGAAGGATCAAACATACCGTAATCCAACGCTTTGCCCACCGTAACCCGGGGAATTTTAATTTTGCCTTCTCCTTCCCCCAAAACCACCGCGGCCGCACCGGTAACCGTCCACTGGGATGTAGGCGTTTTCTGAACCCCCTGTTCTGTAGGATTACGGTACTGCCGTTCAACGGTGGCGTAATGACTGGAAACACCCACCAGTACTTTTTTGGCAAAACCACCGGCTATTAACATAGCCCCCAGGATTAGTCCTTCGTAAAAAGTAGCACAAGCATTATATAATCCAAAAAATGGAATCCCCAAACTTTTTGCAACAAAATTAGCCGAAATAATTTGGTTTAATAAGTCCCCGGCCAAAAAAAAGTCCACTTCTTCCTTTTTAACAGAAGCTTTTTGTAAAGCCATTTCGACTACTTCCAAAAACATTTTTTGCTCCGCTTTCTCCCAGGTATCCTCATAATAATAAAGGTTGTTAATAATCTTATCAAAATAGGTAGCCAGGGGGCCTTCCCCTTCTTTTGGTCCAGCTATAGTTGCATAACCCAATACTACCGGCGGATTAGCAAATTCCCGGGTTTGCCTCATAATTTTCCCAGCCCCCTTAAAATAATTGCCACAATAAGAGAGCTAAGTACCCCGTAAATAATAACCGGACCGGCTACGGTAAATAGTTTCGCCCCAACACCGAGAACCAAGCCTTCCTGTTTATGTTCCAAAGCCGGCGATACCATGGAGTTCGCAAAGCCGGTAATGGGAACGATTAAGCCGGCACCAAAAATCCGCACCAAATCATCATAAATCCCGGTACCCGTTAAAATTGCCGAGATTAAGATAAACACCACACTTACAACGGTGTAACCGTCTTTTTCCGATATGCCGTAGCCTCTTAAAAAATGAAACAAAACTTCTCCTAAAAGACAAACAAAGCCCCCCATTAAAAAAGCCAATAAGCAGTTTTTTAGTACCGGCGGCTTAGGTTTAATTTTTTCTACAGTTTTTTGATACTCATTTTTATCAATAGCCATCACATTTTCACCTCAAAATATAATTTTCCCCTTAAAAAATAAAAAAATAACGGAGGAAAACCTCCGTTATTCCACATAAGCAACTTTTACATTGGCCTTATATTCTACTACCCGTCCGCCTTCCACATTAGCGGTAAAATTTAAAATTTCTACTCCGGTTACCGTCCCCAGGGACCGCGATGCTTCATTTACTGCGGTTTGTACCGCATCCTTCCAGCCGGTTGGTGATTCTCCCACTAATTCGGCTACTTTTACATGCATTGCTGATTCCTCCTTAAAAAATTTTTTTCCATTTATTAAAATGAACCCTGGACCGGCTATTTATTAAGGTAATATTTTATTGTTTTGTTATTTTTTGTATTTTAGGGAAATAAATTTAACTCTCGTTCAGGTACCGTTTTAATTTTAAGAGGGCCTGTCTTTCAAGCCTTGAAACCTGTACCTGGGAAATTCCGAGAGTTCTGGCAATCTCCATTTGGGTTTTTTCTTTAAAAAAGCGGTTAATTAAAATATACCGCTCCCGCGGTTCTAACTTGCTTAGCACTTCTTTTATTGAGATATTTTCTAAAAGGGTTTGTTCTTCATCACCCTCCTGCTTAATCTGATCTAACAGGTATATCGGGTCTCCATCATCCTGATGAACCGTTTCAAAAAGTGAAGCCAAGCTCTGTCCCGCTTCTAATGCTTCAACAATCGCCTCCCGCGAGTAACCAAGAGTTTCTTCCAGTTCGGCAATTGTAGGTTCCCGGCCTAACTTTACGGTAAGCGCTTCTTTTTCTTTTAAAATCTTTACCCCCAGTTCTTTGGTAGAACGACTAATCCGGATAGCCTGGTCATCTCTAAGAAAACGACGAATTTCCCCCACAATCATGGGAACCGCATACGTGGAAAACTTCACCTGTTGTTTTAAATCAAATTTATCAATGGCTTTAATTAGCCCAATCGTCCCAATTTGAAACAGATCTTCAACTTCGTAGCCTCGGTGTAAAAAACGTTCCACCACTTTAAAGACCAATTTTAAATTACAATTGATAAGTTTTTCCCGGGCAGCCACATCTCCCTTTTGGGCTTTTTCTATTAATTCTTTTATTTCCTGTTCACCGAGCCTTGGGAAGCGGGGTAAATTCATAGAAGAAAAACGAAAGTTCACACGGTTCTGTTATCTTTTAAAATTCTTTTAAATAAAATCACTTTTGTCCCCCGCTCCATAGGCACGATTTCCACCCGATCCATTAAACTCTGCATAAAGAGAAAGCCCAAACCCGGATGCTCATCCTCCGGGTCCAATACCATTTTTTCCCTGATTTTTTCCCGTTCAATACCTTTGCCAAAATCTATTACTTCAATATACATCCCCTCCTCGGTAAAATAACCATTAACCTTTATTTCTCCTGGATTATTACCGTAGCCGTGAACGATGCTATTGGTAACCGCCTCGGATACCGCAACTTTAATATCGTCCAAGTCGGGAAGGGTTAAATCCTTCTGGGCAGCAAAAGCCGCCACCACAATCCGTACCAAACCGATATTTTCTTTTAAGGCGGGAATCGTCAGGTTAAAATAATTATGCTTCATAAGCTTTTTCCTCCCAAACTTCCTCTTCCCGGGAAATTCCTTTCATAATCCGGAAAAAACCGGAAAGTTCTAAGATCTTTTTAATCTTTTCATTGGTTGAAGCTAAATATACCCTGCCCCCAAGACTTCTTATTTTTTTAAACCGTCCCAGGATCACCCCAAGTCCGGAGCTATCGATAAAGTCAACGTTCTTTAAATTAAAGACAATATCTTTTACCGGGTAATTTTCAATTATTTCATCAACTTCCCGGCGCAGCCGGTCTGCCTCCTTTAAATCTACCTCTCCGGTTATCCGAACAAATAACACCTTATTTTTAACTTCCTTTTCCACTTCCAAAAAAATCCCCCCAAAAATGTGTTTCAAAACAATAATTCTATATAAATCCAGATTTTTCCTGCAAGAAGTTTTAAAAAAATAAGTAGCAAAAAGCTACTCAAAAGTTAAAAGGCTTTTTAAAAATCGCCCGATGGCAAAATCGAGTCGAGCTTTTAAACAATCCTCTAAAGACTTAAGGGGAGCTCTGCCGATTATCTTTGTCCCATCATAAATAACAACCTCACCCATTACCTGACCGTTCTTTACCGGAGCCGTAATTTTTTCCGGAAGTTTTAATTCATAACGGGGATTTATTTTTTTCCCTTTTTCTTCAACTAACAGTACCGGCGCTCCGGGGCCAACCAGTATTTGTTCCTTTTCTCCCTTTACCACTTTAACTTTAACAGAAAACTTTTCAGCTAATATCGGGTACGCCTTAAAATTGGCATAACCGTAGTTGTAAAGCTTTATCGATTCGGTAAAGTGGCCTTTTTTGACCGGGCAACCCAAAACCACGGCAATTAAACGAAGATCGTCACGACTTGCCGTAGAAGCCAAACAATAACCCGCCTCTTCCGTCCAGCCGGTTTTTCCGGCGTCTACCCCGCGGTAGTACCAGAGCAGTTTATTGGTATTAAAGCGGCGGGTTTCACCACCCCTTAACGTAAACTCTTTAATCTGGCTAAGTTCCAAAAAGAGCGGATGCTTAATCGCTTCTCTTAATAAAATAGCCAGGTCATAGCAGGTGCTGTAATGGTTAGGATCATCAAAACCGTAGCTGTTAACAAAATGGGTATTGGTCATGCCGAGCTCTTCCGCTTTTTTGTTCATTTCTTCCACGAAAGCCTGTTCGTTCCCCGCCACCGTTTCGGCGACCGCGACACAGGCATCGTTGGCCGAAGCAACTGCCACGGCCATTAAGAGGTCTTTAAAGGAAAACTCTTCCCCGGCATACATGTAAAGCTGGGACCCACCCATGGACGCAGCTTCTTCGCTAACCTTTACTATATCCTCCAGGTTGACTTTCCCTTTTTCAACCGCTTCAATGGCTAAAAGCAACGTCATTAATTTTGTCACACTGGCAATGGGCAGTTTTTTATGAATTTCTTTTTCGTATAAAATTTTACCGGTATAAGGTTCCATTAAAATTGCCGCCCTGGCGTTAATTTCCAGAGGAGCTGCTAAAGCGTTAGTAGTAAGTCCAAGGCCTAACACCAGTAAAAGGTAAATTATAAGCCTTTTGGGCATAAAAATTCCCCCCTCTTGTCCCTATTTCACCAATAGTATATTTGAGGGAGGAAAGGTTTATGCACTTTTCTTTTATTTTCTTATTTCGCCCCAAAAACTTTGACCTATTCCCGGTTCCAAACCAAAAATCTCTTCTAAAGTTGCCGCTACATCGGCAAAGGTTTCCCGGGTACCCAGGTTTACATCTTCTTTAATACTGTGACCATAAACTAAAAGCGGTACATACTCACGGGAATGGTCGGTACTGGGAGTTGTAGGGTCACAGCCGTGGTCGGCGGTAATTATCAATAAATCATCTTCTCTTAGTTTTTCCATAATCTTGGGAAGATAGGAATCAAATTGTTTTAAAGCTTCATAATAACCTTCGGCATTATTTCTATGCCCGTACACCATATCAAAATCTACCAGGTTGGTAAATAATAGACCCGTAAAATCTTTATATAGAAGGTTAACGGTTTTTACAAGGCCATCTTCGTTATTTTTGGTAGATTCATGCCAGGTAAGTCCCCGTCCGGCAAAAATGTCGTAAATCTTGCCTACTCCCAGGACCTCATACCCCTGCTCCACTAATTTATCTAAGACGGTTTTCCCCGTTGGCTCCAAAGAATAATCGTGGCGGTTGGCGGTTCTTTTAAAGTTTCCGGGAGTGCCTGTAAACGGCCGGGCAATCACTCGCCCCACCGCATGCTCGCCGGTAAGAAGTCCGCGGGCAATCTTACACATTTTGTATAATTCTTCCAGGGGTATAACTTCTTCATGGGCGGCTATCTGGAAGACACTGTCCGCCGACGTATAAACAATAGGATAGCCGGTCCGCATATGTTCCTCGCCCAATTCTTCAATAATAGCAGTACCGGAAGCGGGTTTATTACCTAATGTTTTCCGGCCAATGGCCTCTTCAAAGCGCTTGATTAAATCTTCCGGAAACCCGTTAGGATATACCGGAAAAGGCTTTTCCAAGATCAGTCCGCAAATCTCCCAATGGCCGGTAGTGGTATCTTTGCCGGGAGACTTTTCTCCCATTTTACCGTATGCCCCAAGAGCTTTAATATCACCTTTTAGTCCCAAAATAGGATGGATTTTACCAAGTCCAAGTTTTTCTAAGTTTGGAAGCTCAAACCCCCCCACCTTTTTTGCGGTATTGGCAAGGGTATTGCTGCCTTCATCACCGTAAAGGTGGGCATCGGGTAGTTCTCCAATGCCAACGCTGTCCAAAACTATTAACACTACTCTTTTCACCTTAATACCTCCTAAGCTCGTGGATGTGCTTTACGAAATACCTCTCGCAGTTTTCTCGTAGTTAAGTGGGTATAAATTTGCGTCGTTTCTATAAAACTGTGACCAAGGAGTTCCTGAACAATTCTTAAATCCGCACCGTTTTCCAGGAGATGAGTGGCAAAAGAATGGCGGATTAAATGGGGGGTCAAGTTTTTTACTATTCCAGCTTTTTGCCCGTATCTTTTTAGCATTTTCCAGAATCCCTGACGGGTAAAACCACTGCCCTTCCGGGTAATAAAAAGCTTTAAAGAGTTGCTTTTCCGCTTAGCTCTCAGGGCTAAATACTGGTTTAAGTAGTGGGCTGCTACTTCTCCAAAGGGAACAATCCGCATCTTTGCTCCTTTACCCAAGATTTTAACATATCTCTCGTCCAAATATAAGTTAGGTAGTTCAAGATTCACTAACTCCGACACCCTAAGCCCGGTGGCATAAAGCAGTTCTAACATTGCCCGGTCTCTCACCCCTTCCCAGGTAGAAAGGTCGGGGGCTTTTAGAAGCAAATCAATTTCTTCGTAACTTAAGATTTCCGGTAATTTTAACCCAAGTTTAGGCCCGTCCACATCCAAAGCAGGATTTTCCCCGACAATCTTTTCCCGAAGTAAATATTTATAAAAACTTCGGATTGCAGCAAGATTTCTCGCTACACTTGCCGGTTTTAGCTTCCGGGCTAAATCCTGCAAATAAAGTTTAATATCCTTAGAAGTTGCGTCAATGATACTGATATTTCGTTTTTCCAAAAAAGAAACAAACTTCTCTAAATCCCGGCGGTAAGACAGGAGAGTGTTTAGAGAAAAGCCCTTTTCTAACAATAAATAATCGATAAAAAGGTCAAGCATCAAACCACCTTACTTTAAAAAGTAAAAAATTATTTTGGGAGATAAATAAGCTTCTATCGCCGCCGCTCCGTAAGCCGCAGCCGCAGCAAAAACCATTAAAACCACGTAACCGGCAAAAGTAAAGCCCAATTTTTTCTCTCTGCTAAAGTAAACCTTAAAAAGTTTTATGGCAAAAACTACCGTTCCTGAAGCCGCCAGCAATAAAGAAGGCAGATAAACAATGTTCTGGGGTAACAGGGCGGCCAGAGCCAAAAATACCCCTTTACCGGAATTCTGGGAAGCTAAAACCGCACCGGTAAAACCAAGCATAACTCCCCGGCTAAACACCACCGCAAAAGCCACCGGAAATCCAATTACCGAAAGCCCTAAAAGAAAAAGCAAAAGGTAAATGGAAAAAAGTTGACCGCTGGTGTAAGTAAAGACCGTTTCCGGATTATAACTTTGTCGTACGGTGTTCAGTAATTTAGCTGCCTCCTGCACCACTATTTCTTTTTCCTGCCTATCTAAAAGAATCGCTTCCCGGGCCCCCCACCCTACACCACAGAGAAAAAAAATAAACATCCCAAGATAAAGTAAAAAATATTTTTTTTGCGGCCAGGTGCTCAAAAACTCGTTTTCCCGCATTTTTTCACCCCATACCTTTTGAACAAGAGCTTAATAATAGGTATGAGGTAAAAAGCTTATCTATACCTTGCTAAGGCCAGGCGGTAGTAATAAAAAGCCCCTTCAACGTCTTCAATACTGCGCCCACTGGCTGCCACCAGGGCAACCCGTCCATGGTGATCTAAAGCATTTTTTATCCGGGCAAGACCTTTTTCCACCACCTCTTTGGTATTGCTTTTTACCGTTCGCGCTACAGTTACCGTAAAAACTTCGGGAGCACCGGCAGTAACCGCAGCATCAAAAGCAACCCCGCCGGAATCGGTTACCGCCACCACCACTTTTCCGTAAAAATCGGTTAGTTTAACCGTTTCTTTTCCTATATTAGGAACTACTTTTATTACCTGGCCACCAGCGGCATTAATCCCATCCACCACCGGCTGGATGCGCCTTTGCCTTTCTATCTCATCCCCCACCCGGGGTTCGGCGATAATGATAATACCGGTATCTGCTTTTACCGCCTGGATTCCGGCCTTTTTCCCGATTCCATAAGGATTTAGGGGTACCGGCGCCCGAAAGTTGGCAGGACTTGCTCCAAAGACAGCCGCAGCTCCTTCCTCTAAAACCCCCTCCAGAGTTGTGGACATATCGATAACGTCCACCACCGCTACCGCCATTCCCGCTTGACCACACCAGGCAGCCATACTGGCGTCGGAAGTAACCAGTAACTTAGCCATTTTTTTCAACCCTCTTTTGCATTTCTACCGCAAGAACCCCTCCAGCAGCGGCCGTTAAAAAGAACTCCCGGTCGCTGGTAAAATCCCTACCCATGGTAGATAGATTCTCCACCTCTTCAAGTAGAAGCTTATTTAAAAATTCTTCGGGAAAATAATGAACTTGCACCCTTTGGGAGAATGCTTTGGTCTGCTCTAAAAGGCGCTCTTTTTTCTTATAATCTTTTAACTCCGGTAGAGCCAGAAAAAAATCAACAAGGGCAATTTCGTTTATGACAGTGAGTGAATGGTGGCTTAAGCCAAAATGCCTTTCCCGGGGATCGGCAAAGGAGACCCTGGGTACCATGATAGGGCAACCTCCCAGGATTTTTACCGCATTTAGATACTCCCCTTGAGCCAGGGCGGTAGAACCCCATTTTGTACCGGTACCCACATTGCCCGGTCCCATGGCAATTACTGCTACATCGGCTTTTAGCGCTACTTTTGCCAAAATCAAGGCCGAATAAACGTTAACCGCCTCGATATCGCCGCCAAAGGCGTGGCCAAAGGTAATGGTTCCACAAATTAAACCCTTTTTCCTTAAATTTTTTACCGTTTTACTAAAAGCAATGGGCAGTGCCCCCTGGTCGCTCATAAGATAAGCAACTCTTAAATTCTTATTTTGGGAGTTAATCCCGGCAATTACCGGTAATAACTGGCTATGCAAACTGCAAACCACCACCGGCATTCCCTTTAAACTTTGGAAATTTTGGACAGCAGCGTGATAGGGACTGCCTTCCTCTTCCGCCGCCAGGCACTTTAACTGCAGCGGAGTATACCGAAGTTTAATAATATGCCCCGGTCCTTTCAGGCTTTGCCTGGGCCGGCTAAAATTGGCCACTACAAAATGAAAGCCGCCGGTTCCAAGTTTTAAGGTAACTGCCGTGGTGTTTAACAAAAGGCGGTCTCCTACCCGAACTTTTCCGGTAAGGTTAAGATAACATACGGCTTTTTCTAAACTTCCTTCCACATCCACCAATAATTCCTGAGTTTCTTCATCTTCAGCCAAAATCTCTATGGCCTTGCCTTCTTTAAGTTCAATCATCTTAAGCCTCCGTCCGTTCATCAATTCACCAATATTATAAACTTATTTAGGATAAAGAACAAATTGACAAAAAAAGAGGAGATTAACTCCCCCCTTACTCTTCATAAATTAACCCGCCATCACTGCAATAGGCCAAACACCGCCGGCAGTTCCAGCAGCGGTCGTATTTTATAAAAATTTTTATTTCTTTTTGATCAAAATTTAAGGCCCCGGGAACACAGGATGATACCGCCCGGCAATTGGTTAAATGAGCACATTTCCGGCAGAGTTCATTTTTCACTTTAACTGGCATTTTCCTAACCCCCGACTTCTTTTACAACTTCTAAAAAAGCCTCCACAACTTGCGGGTCAAACTGTTTGCCCTTTTGTTTTATAATTTCGGCGATAGCTTCCTCTTTTGTTAGTGCCTTGCGGTAAGAACGGTCGGACGTCATCGCCTCAAAAGCATCGGCCACCGCCAGCACTCTTGCTTCCAAAGGTATTTCTTCCCCTTTAAGCCTTGCCGGATAGCCAGTTCCATCATACCATTCGTGGTGGTGGTAAATGATTTCAATAATATCCTGCATTTGCTCAATGGGTTTAATTATTTCCACACCAATTCCCGGATGGTTTTGGATTTCTCGATATTCTTCGGGCAATAGTTTACCGGGCTTATTTAATATTTTTTCAGAAATCCCGATTTTGCCAATATCATGCAAAAGTGCAGCTTTCCTGAGTTTTTCCAGGCGCTCCAGCGAAAAGCCCAACTTTTTCCCAATTTTTTCGGCAATAGCAGTAACCCGCAGGGAATGGCCGGCAGTATAAGAGTCCTTGGCTTCAATGGCCATTACTAAAGCCTGAGTAATACTAAAGCAAAGCTCTTTGGATTGTTCATAAAGACGAACAATTGACATTTGTGACGCCAAATAACCGCAAAATATCGTTAAGTAATCGAGGTTTTTAAACTCCCCGTTACCGTATAAATTTAAAAACCCAATCCTTTGCTCTTTTCCGGCTAAACAAACAGTATAAACTTTCTGGTAGTTTTTCTCAAAAGTTAATTTAGTAAAACTTTCACCGGTAATAATCGCCTCACAATTTTCAGCAGAAATAAGCGAAGAAAGAATTTCCGCAGGGAGGACCCACGGAAGATCTTTTTTTTCGATACCAAATACCGCTATGGGGTGAAGGTTTTTCCGCCTTTCATCCAAAACCCAGACTATCCCCGCCAAAGCACCACTAATGTTTACCGCCATTTTTAATCCAAAATCAGCAAGCTCTTTTAAATCCTGTATTTGGGCAATCTTCTGGGTTTTAGCTGTCAAATCCCGAAGTTTAGAAATTTCCTCAAGATATAACTTTTTTAACCGGTAATTTTCCCAGTATACCACCGCCACCCCAATAACCATGACAAAAAGAAAACCAGCTTTAAACAAGAAATCAAACCACTTAACTTCAGGGTCTAAGTAGCAAACGATAAAATACATAGCAGTACTAACGGTGGCAGTTAATAAGCCAAACTGCGGACCATAATAAAAGGTGTGAATAGCCACCAGCAGCACATAACCAAAATAAAATAAACTATGACCGAGACCGGTGTAATAAATTAGTGCTGTTAACAGCAAACAATCCAGCCAAAAAGAAACTTTATAACCAAAATCTCTTTTTTCTGGTTTTTTTAACAAATATGCATACAAAACAATAGAATAAATAACAGCAATTAGAAAAATAAGAAAAGCTTTTTTATTAATTGGCTCCGAGTTAAAAAGAAAAAAAAGCAAAGCTCCTACCAGGGCAAGAAAGCGCAAACGGTGAAAATCACCGATTATTTGGTCCACCATAAAATACACTCCAGCTACCTTTTAATTAACTGTTTCGACATGATTTGCCCGTTTTCCTGCATCCTCGTATCCCCGCCAAAAAGCTTTTTCGTTTAAGGGATAAACACCTTTTGGTCCAAATATTTCTTTTAAAACCCCTGATATAGTTTCAGTCTTTACTATCGAAGTTAATGCTATTAATGCTCCCAGAAGATAAATATTTACCGCTTTCATGCTCCCCAGTTCCAAACATGCCTGGTTTGCCGGCAAAAAAACCTGCTTTACCGGACCGGAAAGTTCAACATCCACTAAATCGGAGTTAACTATCACAATACCTCCGGGTACTGTTCTGGGTAAAAACTTTAAATACGAAGGCTTATTAAACGCCACCAGCACTTCCGGTTCAAAAACCAGGGGACTTACCACTTCCCCTTCCTCTTCTATTACCACCGCACAGTTAGCAGTTCCTCCCCGCATTTCCGGACCATAAGCGGGAAGCCAGGATACTCCTTTATTTTCTAAAAAGGCAGCTTTAGCCAGGATTTCCCCCATTAACAGCACTCCCTGACCGCCAAAACCAGCCATTAAAAAATTTTTCCCCATCACTCCACCCCCTCTTGCGGGGTTTTATATTCCCCGAGCGGGTAGTACGCTATCATTTTTTCATCTACCCATTTTAAGGCCTCAACCGGAGAAACCCCCCAGTTAGTTGGGCAGGCTGACAATACTTCTATAATGGAAAAGCCTAAGTTAGCTCTCTGTACCTTAAAAGCTTTTCTTAAGGCTTTTTTGGCTTCTAAGATGCGCTTAGGGGTATTTAAAGCCACCCGGGCCGCATACGCTACACCATCTAAAACGCTTAACATCTCCACCATTTTTACCGGATAGCCCTGATGGGCAGGGTTTCGACCTTCGGGGGTGGTGGTAGTTTTTTGCCCGGTAAGGGTTGTAGGAGCCATTTGCCCTCCGGTCATCCCGTAAACGGCATTATTGATAAAAATTGCCGTAATTTTCTCCCCCCGGGCTGCGGCATGAACTATTTCCCCGGTACCAATCGCAGCCAGGTCCCCATCCCCCTGATAAGTAAACACCAGCCGGTCAGGCTTTACCCTTTTAACTCCAGTAGCCACCGCCGGAGCTCGCCCGTGGGCCGCTGCCACCCAGTCAATATCTATATAATCATAAATAAAAACACTGCAACCTACCGAACTTACCCCGATGGTTTCTTCGGGATTAAATTCCTCTAACACTTCCGCCAAAAGCCGGTGCATAATACCGTGATGGCATCCGGGACAGTAATGAAAATTTTTTTCGGTCAAAAGGGCCGGACGCTTAAACATTTATTCCACCTCCCGGGCCAGGGCTAATACTTTTTCCAAAACTTCTTTGCTTTCGGGTACCATACCTCCCGTTCTGCCAAAAAACTCTACGTCAATTCTTCCATTAACCGCCAGGCGCACATCTTCCACCATCTGTCCGCCGCTCATCTCCACCGTTAATATTTTTTTAGCTACTGGAATATTGGCCGCAGTAAAAGCTTTCCTGGGAAAGGGCCAGAGGGTAA is a window encoding:
- a CDS encoding 2-oxoacid:acceptor oxidoreductase family protein, whose amino-acid sequence is MGKNFLMAGFGGQGVLLMGEILAKAAFLENKGVSWLPAYGPEMRGGTANCAVVIEEEGEVVSPLVFEPEVLVAFNKPSYLKFLPRTVPGGIVIVNSDLVDVELSGPVKQVFLPANQACLELGSMKAVNIYLLGALIALTSIVKTETISGVLKEIFGPKGVYPLNEKAFWRGYEDAGKRANHVETVN
- a CDS encoding thiamine pyrophosphate-dependent enzyme, whose product is MFKRPALLTEKNFHYCPGCHHGIMHRLLAEVLEEFNPEETIGVSSVGCSVFIYDYIDIDWVAAAHGRAPAVATGVKRVKPDRLVFTYQGDGDLAAIGTGEIVHAAARGEKITAIFINNAVYGMTGGQMAPTTLTGQKTTTTPEGRNPAHQGYPVKMVEMLSVLDGVAYAARVALNTPKRILEAKKALRKAFKVQRANLGFSIIEVLSACPTNWGVSPVEALKWVDEKMIAYYPLGEYKTPQEGVE
- a CDS encoding HD-GYP domain-containing protein produces the protein MVDQIIGDFHRLRFLALVGALLFFLFNSEPINKKAFLIFLIAVIYSIVLYAYLLKKPEKRDFGYKVSFWLDCLLLTALIYYTGLGHSLFYFGYVLLVAIHTFYYGPQFGLLTATVSTAMYFIVCYLDPEVKWFDFLFKAGFLFVMVIGVAVVYWENYRLKKLYLEEISKLRDLTAKTQKIAQIQDLKELADFGLKMAVNISGALAGIVWVLDERRKNLHPIAVFGIEKKDLPWVLPAEILSSLISAENCEAIITGESFTKLTFEKNYQKVYTVCLAGKEQRIGFLNLYGNGEFKNLDYLTIFCGYLASQMSIVRLYEQSKELCFSITQALVMAIEAKDSYTAGHSLRVTAIAEKIGKKLGFSLERLEKLRKAALLHDIGKIGISEKILNKPGKLLPEEYREIQNHPGIGVEIIKPIEQMQDIIEIIYHHHEWYDGTGYPARLKGEEIPLEARVLAVADAFEAMTSDRSYRKALTKEEAIAEIIKQKGKQFDPQVVEAFLEVVKEVGG